In a genomic window of Sutcliffiella sp. FSL R7-0096:
- the eutL gene encoding ethanolamine utilization microcompartment protein EutL, translated as MSLAKIHAEILSVRVIPNVDRELAESFQLEPHHRSLAIFTSTVDDVGYTALDEATKRADVEVVYAKSFYAGAGHSSGPLSGEMIGILAGPNPDEVKSGMDAIIQTAASDAFFEALDDNKAHAIYAHVVARTGSYLSREAGIAQGEPLAYLIAPPLEAVYGLDAALKAADVKLVKFFGPPSETNFGGGLLTGSQSACQAAAEAFRDAILSIAQQPIQY; from the coding sequence ATGTCACTCGCAAAAATACATGCAGAGATATTATCGGTAAGGGTTATTCCAAATGTAGATAGGGAACTTGCAGAAAGCTTTCAACTTGAACCGCATCATAGGAGCTTGGCAATTTTCACTTCCACCGTTGACGATGTTGGATATACCGCCCTTGATGAGGCAACTAAACGTGCAGATGTGGAAGTGGTTTATGCAAAATCTTTTTATGCTGGAGCCGGCCATTCATCAGGTCCTTTATCAGGTGAGATGATTGGAATATTGGCAGGACCCAATCCTGATGAAGTGAAAAGCGGAATGGATGCGATTATCCAGACTGCTGCATCGGATGCTTTTTTTGAAGCGTTGGATGATAACAAGGCACACGCCATCTATGCACACGTTGTGGCAAGAACAGGATCTTACTTATCGAGAGAAGCCGGCATAGCACAGGGGGAACCACTTGCCTATCTGATTGCTCCCCCATTGGAAGCGGTCTATGGACTGGATGCCGCTTTAAAAGCTGCAGATGTGAAATTGGTGAAGTTTTTTGGGCCACCTTCTGAAACAAACTTTGGCGGCGGCCTGTTGACTGGTTCACAGTCCGCTTGCCAAGCGGCGGCAGAAGCATTCAGAGATGCCATCCTCTCAATAGCTCAACAGCCAATTCAATATTAA
- a CDS encoding BMC domain-containing protein translates to MSKALGMIETRGLIGSIEAADAMLKAANVSLVSQEKVDAALVTVLVKGDVGAVQAAIDAGKEAAARVGELVSAHVIPHPDEGIGSMLLSGEKKVAESQSAQRIAPEIIKKPEKSRKKATKPVDQQEDYSKESPDKD, encoded by the coding sequence GTGAGTAAAGCTTTAGGAATGATTGAAACAAGAGGATTAATAGGTTCCATTGAAGCAGCAGATGCCATGCTTAAAGCAGCCAATGTCAGCCTGGTAAGCCAGGAAAAAGTGGATGCAGCTCTTGTAACAGTTTTGGTTAAAGGTGACGTAGGAGCAGTTCAGGCAGCAATCGATGCCGGCAAAGAGGCGGCTGCACGTGTAGGGGAACTGGTTTCCGCGCACGTAATCCCCCATCCAGATGAAGGTATAGGGTCAATGCTTCTTTCAGGTGAAAAAAAAGTAGCTGAGTCACAGTCCGCTCAAAGAATAGCTCCGGAAATAATTAAAAAGCCGGAAAAATCACGCAAGAAAGCTACAAAACCAGTGGATCAACAAGAAGATTATTCAAAAGAATCACCTGACAAAGATTAA
- a CDS encoding BMC domain-containing protein yields MAREMTALGMIETKGLVASVEAADAMVKAANVHLVGKVHVGGGIVTVLVRGDVGAVKAATEAGAAAAQRVGDLKSVHVIPRPHNELESILPKFEVEA; encoded by the coding sequence ATGGCTAGAGAAATGACAGCATTAGGAATGATCGAAACAAAAGGTTTAGTAGCATCAGTGGAAGCGGCAGATGCAATGGTAAAGGCTGCGAATGTACACTTGGTTGGAAAAGTGCATGTAGGTGGAGGAATTGTGACTGTTCTTGTCCGCGGTGATGTCGGTGCAGTGAAAGCTGCTACAGAAGCTGGAGCTGCTGCTGCCCAACGTGTAGGCGATTTGAAATCTGTTCATGTAATCCCACGTCCTCATAATGAGCTGGAAAGCATTTTACCTAAATTCGAAGTAGAAGCGTAA
- the eutC gene encoding ethanolamine ammonia-lyase subunit EutC — translation MNQELVEQITKIVVEKLRTQQSPDKEDVKQDENASSKESKQVRFWSHVNQESKQKDSTMKVLKEVNSAKDSEELISLKPYSKNIKGEGSSSAVKSDTENVEEPDRTLKGLEEPVNKEELELLKSKTPARIGIGRAGLRPKTESWLKFRYDHAAAVDAVYGDVQEELLQRLDLFKVNTRVTEKEVYIRRPDYGRKLSDEAKALIKEKCKQAPTVQIVVSDGLSSKAIEENVEDVYLSLQQALKSNGFDIGTPFYIEKGRVAVMDEIGDLLNPKVVVLLIGERPGLVSAESLSAYLCYEPKKGTIEADRMVISNIHRGGIPPVEAGAYLGTVVQKVLKYEASGVSLVEKEN, via the coding sequence ATGAACCAAGAGCTGGTGGAACAGATAACGAAGATTGTAGTGGAAAAGCTGAGAACACAACAGTCTCCTGATAAAGAAGATGTTAAACAGGACGAAAATGCATCTTCCAAGGAATCCAAACAGGTGAGATTCTGGTCGCACGTAAATCAAGAATCGAAGCAAAAGGATTCCACCATGAAAGTATTGAAGGAAGTAAACTCTGCTAAGGATAGTGAAGAGTTGATTTCCTTAAAACCATACTCCAAAAACATAAAAGGGGAAGGCTCTTCATCTGCGGTGAAAAGTGATACAGAAAATGTGGAAGAGCCTGATAGAACCCTAAAAGGACTAGAAGAGCCTGTAAACAAGGAAGAACTTGAACTGTTGAAGAGTAAGACACCAGCAAGAATCGGAATAGGGCGAGCGGGGTTACGGCCGAAAACCGAATCATGGCTTAAGTTTCGTTATGACCATGCTGCTGCAGTTGATGCAGTGTACGGTGATGTGCAAGAAGAACTGCTGCAACGGTTGGACCTTTTTAAGGTGAATACCAGGGTTACGGAAAAAGAAGTGTATATTCGAAGACCTGATTATGGCAGGAAGCTTTCAGATGAAGCCAAGGCTCTTATTAAAGAAAAATGCAAGCAAGCCCCTACCGTTCAGATTGTCGTCTCGGATGGACTCAGTTCCAAAGCGATAGAAGAAAATGTCGAGGATGTGTATTTGTCCTTGCAGCAAGCGTTAAAAAGTAATGGGTTTGATATTGGTACCCCTTTTTATATTGAAAAAGGTCGAGTGGCAGTCATGGATGAAATAGGTGATTTGTTGAATCCGAAAGTTGTCGTGCTTTTAATCGGAGAACGGCCAGGACTTGTAAGTGCTGAATCCTTGAGTGCCTACCTCTGTTATGAACCGAAGAAAGGAACAATTGAGGCTGATAGGATGGTAATCTCCAATATTCATAGAGGTGGAATTCCACCAGTGGAAGCTGGGGCTTATCTCGGAACAGTCGTTCAAAAGGTTCTTAAATATGAAGCAAGCGGAGTGTCGCTTGTGGAAAAGGAAAACTAG
- a CDS encoding aldehyde dehydrogenase family protein, protein MSSEKEQHSLEEMRNAVQKAKEAQQQYLSFSQEQVDAVVKRVAETAFARSLDLAKMAVEETGMGVVEHKRIKNEVGSQAVYESIKDEKTVGIINEDRANKVLEVADPFGVIAGIIPTTNPTSTAIFKALITLKTRNAIVVSPHPRAVRCTVEALRICSEAAVEAGAPEGLIGWISKPSMAATEELMKHREIQLILATGGSGLVRAAYSSGKPAYGVGPGNVPVYINRSANVAKSVKMIVDSKTFDNGTICATEQAVIVDRNIQEYTVREFRNNGAYFLNEAEKKRLEKVISPEPGKLNPDIVGQSAVKIAAMADISIPPDTRLLIAEETKVGKEIPFSIEKLSPIFPLYTANSYEEAKDLCIKILNLGGRGHSLSLHTNDDKVATEFALIMPVSRLMVNTLSSVGAVGGTTALMPSLTLGCGSFGGNITSDNVTARHLINIKRMAYGIKDISIPKPAPSAREASASKPLKEKEVGNIVNQVIEKMDSTEEINPKVIADLVNEVLKKYQTN, encoded by the coding sequence ATGTCTAGTGAAAAGGAACAACACTCATTGGAAGAAATGAGAAATGCTGTTCAAAAGGCAAAGGAAGCCCAGCAACAATATCTTTCCTTCTCTCAGGAGCAGGTGGATGCTGTTGTGAAGCGAGTGGCAGAAACCGCCTTTGCAAGATCTCTTGATCTTGCAAAAATGGCAGTAGAGGAAACGGGAATGGGTGTTGTAGAGCATAAAAGAATTAAAAATGAAGTGGGATCCCAAGCGGTCTATGAATCCATCAAGGATGAAAAGACAGTTGGAATTATAAACGAGGACAGGGCAAATAAAGTGTTGGAAGTAGCCGATCCGTTTGGAGTAATTGCTGGTATCATCCCAACTACCAACCCGACATCAACAGCAATTTTCAAGGCTTTGATAACACTAAAAACCCGTAATGCAATAGTAGTCAGTCCTCATCCCCGAGCAGTCAGATGTACAGTCGAAGCATTGAGAATATGTTCTGAGGCGGCGGTGGAAGCAGGGGCACCTGAAGGTCTCATAGGGTGGATATCCAAACCCTCGATGGCGGCTACGGAAGAGCTGATGAAGCATCGGGAGATCCAATTGATCTTGGCAACTGGCGGCAGCGGACTAGTCCGGGCAGCTTACAGTTCCGGAAAACCGGCATATGGAGTCGGTCCGGGGAACGTACCAGTCTACATTAACAGAAGTGCCAATGTAGCCAAATCGGTCAAGATGATCGTGGACAGTAAGACCTTTGATAACGGAACAATCTGTGCAACCGAGCAAGCCGTTATTGTGGACAGAAACATTCAGGAATATACCGTAAGAGAGTTCAGAAATAACGGGGCCTATTTTTTGAATGAAGCAGAAAAAAAGAGATTGGAGAAGGTCATATCTCCTGAACCTGGAAAGCTTAATCCGGATATCGTGGGACAGAGTGCAGTGAAGATTGCCGCCATGGCTGACATTTCGATACCACCAGATACCAGGTTGCTGATAGCTGAGGAGACAAAAGTAGGAAAGGAGATTCCATTTTCCATTGAAAAACTATCTCCTATATTTCCGCTCTACACAGCAAATAGTTATGAAGAAGCAAAAGACTTATGTATTAAAATCTTGAACCTTGGCGGAAGAGGCCATAGTTTGTCCTTGCACACCAATGATGACAAAGTGGCAACAGAATTTGCACTAATCATGCCGGTCTCCAGGCTTATGGTTAACACTTTATCCTCTGTTGGTGCAGTTGGAGGTACAACGGCTCTGATGCCATCTCTTACCCTTGGATGTGGATCATTCGGCGGGAATATTACCTCGGACAATGTGACAGCCAGACATCTAATTAATATAAAAAGAATGGCTTATGGCATAAAGGATATTTCCATTCCAAAGCCGGCTCCTTCCGCCAGAGAAGCATCAGCATCCAAACCATTGAAAGAGAAAGAGGTAGGAAACATTGTCAATCAAGTCATAGAGAAGATGGATTCAACAGAAGAAATCAATCCGAAAGTAATAGCAGATCTAGTAAACGAAGTATTAAAAAAATATCAAACGAATTAA
- a CDS encoding phosphate propanoyltransferase, with amino-acid sequence MNEQAIKAIVEEVVGKLAKLPSAEKAVPMAVSARHCHLSQTDLDVLFGKDYQLTKKAELSQPGQFAANETITIVGPRGGIEKVRILGPARNITQVEVSATDSIKLGVKPPLRESGDIQNSASVTLVGPKGSIYKQEGLIIAQAHIHMTPEDAASFSVENGEYVTITTDTIRPVKFNKVLIRVSSRYRLEMHIDTDEANAGLIGKGAYGILSKIEGVS; translated from the coding sequence ATGAATGAACAAGCCATTAAAGCGATAGTGGAAGAAGTGGTTGGGAAATTGGCTAAACTCCCTTCTGCAGAAAAAGCTGTTCCTATGGCTGTATCTGCCAGACACTGTCATTTGAGCCAGACAGATTTAGACGTGCTGTTTGGTAAGGACTATCAACTGACAAAGAAAGCGGAACTTTCCCAACCTGGTCAATTTGCTGCTAACGAAACGATTACGATTGTCGGACCAAGGGGTGGCATCGAAAAGGTGCGCATCCTCGGTCCCGCTCGTAACATAACGCAAGTGGAAGTCAGTGCAACAGATTCGATTAAACTTGGTGTAAAGCCCCCACTCAGGGAGTCGGGTGATATACAAAATTCGGCATCCGTCACTTTGGTAGGACCAAAAGGAAGTATATACAAACAAGAAGGATTAATCATCGCTCAAGCCCATATTCATATGACTCCCGAGGATGCCGCTTCATTTTCGGTTGAGAATGGTGAATATGTTACTATCACAACCGATACGATAAGGCCAGTTAAATTCAATAAAGTCCTCATTCGCGTCTCTTCCCGCTATCGGTTAGAAATGCATATTGATACAGATGAAGCAAATGCAGGTTTGATTGGAAAGGGTGCATATGGAATATTATCTAAAATTGAGGGAGTGTCATGA
- a CDS encoding EutN/CcmL family microcompartment protein, with protein MQLGTVIGNVWATRKEDNLIGLKFLFVQPELPDGTVTRFPFIAVDRIGAGVGDRVMITNGSSASHIMPEINLPIDALVIGIVDSVDVEGGIHRE; from the coding sequence ATGCAATTAGGGACGGTTATCGGGAATGTATGGGCTACAAGGAAAGAAGATAACTTAATAGGATTGAAATTTCTATTTGTCCAACCAGAACTTCCAGATGGAACTGTAACAAGATTTCCGTTTATTGCAGTGGATCGAATCGGTGCGGGTGTTGGTGACAGGGTGATGATAACCAATGGAAGTTCAGCATCACATATAATGCCGGAGATTAATCTGCCAATTGACGCACTGGTAATTGGAATAGTAGATTCCGTTGATGTGGAAGGAGGGATACATCGTGAGTAA